In one window of Dyella thiooxydans DNA:
- a CDS encoding potassium transporter Kup — translation MQAVSSRRMAALALGAVGVVYGDIGTSPLYTLKEVFGPHGVPASHDNVLGALSLVFWALIIVVSVKYLLFIMRADNKGEGGIMALMALAQRCTRDRPQLRWGLVLLGLFGAALFYGDGVITPAISVLSAVEGLKVATPELAHYVVPITVGVILGLGWLQRHGTARIGAVFGPVCAVWFVAIAALGVSGIARHPAVLYALLPTYAIEFFTHNHAEAFFALGAVVLAVTGTEALYADMGHFGRGPIRVAWFSFVLPALLLNYFGQGALVLMDPATVANPFYHLVPRTLLYPMIGLATAATVIASQAVISGAFSMTREAMQLGYVPRMRVVHTSQEMSGQVYVPWINRVLVVLIVLAVVGFRSSDNLGSAYGIAVTGTMVITTLLALTVARIQWRWSWAAVIAIGTGLLVVDLGFFSANIIKIESGGWFPLALGLVVFLLMTTWRRGRELVVREIQQGGLALAPFIVNMSEHPPVRVAGTAVFLTGNGNAVPHALLHNLKHNKVLHERNVMLTVETLDEPVADEDQHIEWTPLEGGFARLRLRFGFAEDPDVPARLAECARNGIHFDMMDTTFFVSRESIVAGSRRPGMALWREKLFVLLARNAMPATAFFRIPGNRLIELGAQVEI, via the coding sequence ATGCAAGCTGTTTCTTCGCGCCGCATGGCCGCGCTGGCCCTCGGCGCCGTGGGCGTGGTTTACGGCGACATCGGTACCAGCCCGCTGTACACGCTGAAGGAAGTGTTCGGCCCCCACGGCGTGCCGGCCTCCCACGACAACGTGCTCGGTGCCCTGAGCCTGGTGTTCTGGGCGCTGATCATCGTGGTGTCGGTGAAGTACCTGCTGTTCATCATGCGCGCCGACAACAAGGGCGAGGGCGGCATCATGGCGCTGATGGCGCTGGCCCAGCGCTGCACCCGGGATCGTCCGCAGCTGCGCTGGGGCTTGGTGCTGCTGGGCCTGTTCGGCGCGGCGCTGTTCTACGGCGACGGCGTGATCACGCCGGCGATCTCGGTGCTGTCGGCGGTGGAGGGCCTGAAGGTCGCCACGCCGGAGCTGGCCCATTACGTGGTGCCGATCACCGTCGGCGTGATCCTCGGCCTGGGCTGGCTGCAGCGGCACGGCACGGCGCGCATCGGTGCGGTGTTCGGCCCGGTCTGCGCGGTGTGGTTTGTCGCCATCGCCGCACTCGGCGTGTCGGGGATCGCCCGCCATCCGGCGGTGCTGTACGCCCTGCTGCCGACCTATGCCATCGAGTTCTTCACCCACAACCATGCCGAGGCGTTCTTCGCCCTGGGCGCGGTTGTGCTGGCGGTGACCGGTACCGAGGCGCTGTATGCGGACATGGGGCATTTCGGCAGGGGGCCGATCCGGGTCGCCTGGTTCAGCTTCGTGCTGCCTGCGCTGCTGCTGAACTACTTCGGCCAGGGCGCGCTGGTGCTGATGGATCCGGCCACGGTGGCCAACCCGTTCTATCACCTGGTGCCGCGGACGTTGCTGTACCCGATGATCGGACTGGCCACCGCGGCCACGGTGATCGCCTCGCAGGCGGTGATTTCCGGCGCGTTCTCGATGACCCGCGAGGCGATGCAGCTCGGCTACGTGCCGCGCATGCGGGTGGTGCACACCTCGCAGGAGATGTCCGGCCAGGTCTACGTGCCGTGGATCAACCGCGTGCTGGTGGTGCTGATCGTGCTCGCGGTCGTCGGCTTCCGCTCCTCGGACAACCTGGGCTCGGCCTACGGCATCGCAGTGACCGGCACGATGGTGATCACCACGCTGCTGGCGCTCACCGTGGCGCGCATCCAGTGGCGCTGGAGCTGGGCGGCAGTGATCGCCATAGGCACCGGCCTGCTGGTGGTGGACCTGGGCTTCTTCAGCGCCAACATCATCAAGATCGAATCCGGCGGCTGGTTCCCGCTGGCACTGGGGCTGGTGGTGTTCCTGCTGATGACCACCTGGCGTCGCGGCCGCGAACTGGTGGTGCGCGAGATCCAGCAGGGCGGTCTGGCGCTGGCCCCGTTCATCGTGAACATGAGCGAGCACCCGCCGGTGCGCGTGGCCGGCACCGCGGTGTTCCTCACCGGCAACGGCAATGCCGTGCCGCATGCGCTGCTGCACAACCTCAAGCACAACAAGGTGCTGCACGAGCGCAACGTGATGCTGACGGTGGAGACGCTGGATGAGCCGGTGGCCGACGAGGACCAGCACATCGAGTGGACGCCGCTGGAAGGTGGCTTCGCACGATTGCGCCTGCGTTTCGGCTTTGCCGAGGATCCGGACGTACCGGCGCGGCTGGCCGAGTGCGCGCGCAACGGCATCCACTTCGACATGATGGACACCACGTTCTTCGTCTCGCGCGAGAGCATCGTGGCCGGCAGTCGGCGGCCGGGGATGGCGCTGTGGCGGGAGAAGCTGTTCGTGCTGCTGGCGCGCAACGCGATGCCGGCGACGGCCTTTTTCCGCATCCCCGGCAATCGCCTGATCGAGCTCGGGGCGCAGGTGGAGATCTAG